In one window of Alphaproteobacteria bacterium DNA:
- a CDS encoding C1 family peptidase: protein MISQKKLFINTLSTRFRWLTIKSCFLGSLTVFASWQASPCRGFDEFNQSEDAFRYQSHYHFHPENGTPQFWSHRERVRNIGLTREPVERYRPRSILSLPQSSEEIFTKHFAETNSTVSNSKAIILGTNDWRQSVEHQGDLGTCASFATVEGLKFVHKNTSLSHPYLIVKAEKRDDCINNGISLGHTMDTALDIGVVDGNLWPYKPYAASVKATNSEIRDPDHWNICLNPPFTKLVEKNFVKYAFEDVKSLFLSEQRRCKIGERCEFSKSLTICQALTENKCPVIISVPVDVGGWPISGVIETLNRANGFHAITIYGYDPKTEFFYFKNTWGQNWGEQGHGRMSFSYVDKHASEAWVGIGGRLLAFTQ from the coding sequence ATGATTTCTCAAAAAAAACTTTTTATTAATACATTAAGTACTCGCTTTAGATGGTTAACAATTAAAAGCTGCTTTCTGGGAAGCCTGACTGTTTTTGCCAGTTGGCAAGCCTCTCCTTGCAGAGGTTTCGATGAATTTAATCAAAGTGAAGATGCTTTTCGATACCAAAGTCATTATCATTTTCATCCTGAAAATGGCACACCCCAATTTTGGTCGCATAGGGAAAGGGTTAGAAATATTGGGCTAACAAGAGAGCCTGTGGAACGGTATCGCCCGAGAAGTATTTTATCCTTACCACAATCTTCTGAAGAAATTTTTACTAAGCATTTCGCAGAGACAAATTCGACAGTTTCTAACTCAAAAGCCATAATACTGGGGACAAATGATTGGAGACAATCCGTTGAACATCAAGGTGATCTCGGAACTTGTGCAAGTTTTGCAACGGTAGAAGGTTTGAAATTTGTTCATAAAAACACTTCTCTTTCTCACCCTTATCTTATTGTAAAAGCAGAAAAACGCGATGATTGTATAAATAACGGTATTTCACTTGGTCATACGATGGATACAGCTCTTGATATTGGTGTCGTTGATGGAAATTTGTGGCCCTACAAACCTTACGCTGCTTCAGTAAAAGCCACAAATAGTGAGATTAGAGATCCAGATCATTGGAATATTTGTTTAAATCCCCCTTTTACGAAACTTGTCGAAAAAAACTTTGTTAAATATGCTTTTGAGGATGTAAAAAGCCTCTTTTTATCGGAACAAAGACGTTGCAAAATTGGTGAACGTTGCGAATTTTCCAAAAGCTTGACCATCTGTCAAGCGCTTACAGAAAACAAATGTCCTGTTATTATTTCAGTTCCAGTTGATGTGGGGGGTTGGCCAATATCAGGTGTGATTGAAACGCTCAATAGAGCAAACGGTTTTCATGCGATTACGATCTACGGATATGACCCCAAAACCGAATTTTTTTATTTTAAGAATACGTGGGGGCAAAATTGGGGCGAGCAGGGTCATGGTCGTATGAGTTTTTCTTATGTCGATAAGCATGCTAGTGAGGCATGGGTTGGCATAGGGGGAAGATTATTAGCATTTACGCAGTAA